A single window of Salvia splendens isolate huo1 chromosome 8, SspV2, whole genome shotgun sequence DNA harbors:
- the LOC121743608 gene encoding protein NRT1/ PTR FAMILY 2.7-like, which produces MADNPVAPMDEAARLSPKGRRGGWITFPFIIGTMGCLTLASGGVVANLIVYLIQEFNIKSISAAKIYNFVNGSTTLFPIVGAVIADSFVGCFSVIWFSSVISLLGAVILVLTAAVDRLRPPACEDGSILCRYPSSLQFTVLYLGLALASLGTAGTRFTIATMGADQFDSPKHQGIFFNWYIFTMYTSTVVSSTAMVYVQDNFSWTWGFTISAVANVLGLALLLSGKRSYTLMKPQGSPFMSLARVAVAAVTKRKMTLSEKNEDYYQDSTKTAPKQPSHFFRFLNRAALQREGDRAITVKQVESLKGLIKLLPLWSTGLLLCTPLAIQLSLTVIQALTMDRHLGGQFKVPAGSMPVFILVSTSLFIFIIDRVALPLWERVTTRPLTLLQRVGIGHILTIASMAASAAVERKRLRSVVGKDGIVGMSAMWLVPQLGIAGLGEAFHFPGQIALYYQEFPETLKTTSTAAVALFIGIAFYCSNAIIDLVRSVTTWLPDNINDGRLDNLYWLCCVLGGINLCYFIVCASLYKYKSVEESSDD; this is translated from the exons ATGGCAGACAATCCAGTAGCTCCCATGGATGAAGCAGCTCGTTTATCGCCTAAAGGAAGACGTGGAGGCTGGATCACCTTCCCCTTCATCATAG GGACAATGGGTTGCTTAACTCTTGCATCCGGAGGCGTGGTGGCGAACCTGATCGTATATTTGATCCAAGAATTCAACATCAAGAGCATAAGTGCTGCTAAGATTTATAACTTTGTGAATGGAAGCACCACCCTCTTCCCTATTGTTGGTGCAGTCATAGCAGACTCCTTTGTGGGATGCTTCTCTGTCATCTGGTTTTCGTCGGTCATCTCTCTGCTC GGTGCGGTGATTCTGGTTTTAACAGCGGCCGTTGATCGCCTGAGGCCTCCAGCGTGTGAAGATGGATCAATTCTATGCAGATATCCATCATCCCTTCAATTCACAGTCCTGTATCTTGGGCTGGCTCTAGCATCCCTAGGGACTGCAGGCACGCGTTTCACCATTGCAACGATGGGAGCAGATCAGTTCGACAGCCCAAAGCATCAAGGGATTTTCTTTAACTGGTACATCTTCACAATGTACACATCCACAGTTGTTAGCTCAACTGCCATGGTGTATGTACAAGACAATTTCAGTTGGACATGGGGTTTCACCATCTCTGCAGTGGCTAATGTGCTTGGTTTAGCACTTCTCTTATCCGGGAAACGTTCCTACACCCTCATGAAGCCTCAGGGAAGCCCGTTCATGAGCCTAGCACGCGTAGCTGTTGCAGCTGTCACTAAAAGAAAAATGACCCTCTCAGAGAAGAATGAAGATTACTACCAAGATTCCACAAAAACAGCACCTAAGCAGCCTTCACATTTTTTCAG GTTCTTGAACCGTGCAGCGCTGCAAAGGGAAGGAGACCGCGCGATCACAGTGAAGCAAGTAGAGAGCCTCAAAGGCCTAATCAAGCTGTTACCCCTGTGGTCGACCGGCCTATTACTCTGCACGCCTCTAGCCATCCAGCTGAGCCTAACCGTGATCCAGGCGCTAACCATGGATCGCCATCTAGGGGGGCAGTTCAAGGTCCCTGCAGGTTCCATGCCGGTCTTCATTCTAGTCTCGACCTcactcttcatcttcatcataGACCGCGTGGCGCTCCCACTGTGGGAGAGAGTCACAACAAGGCCTCTCACGCTTCTCCAACGCGTTGGCATCGGACACATCCTCACCATCGCCAGCATGGCAGCCTCGGCAGCAGTGGAGAGGAAGAGGCTGAGATCAGTGGTAGGAAAGGATGGGATTGTTGGCATGTCAGCAATGTGGCTGGTGCCACAGCTGGGTATTGCTGGTTTGGGAGAGGCCTTCCATTTTCCAGGGCAAATTGCACTTTACTATCAAGAATTTCCAGAGACACTGAAAACTACATCAACTGCAGCTGTTGCATTGTTTATTGGGATTGCTTTCTATTGCAGCAATGCCATAATTGATCTTGTGAGAAGTGTGACAACATGGCTGCCTGATAATATTAATGATGGGAGGTTAGATAATTTGTATTGGTTGTGTTGTGTTTTAGGAGGGATAAATTTATGTTACTTTATTGTTTGTGCATCATTGTATAAGTACAAGAGTGTTGAGGAATCTAGTGACGATTAA